A single genomic interval of Pyrobaculum arsenaticum DSM 13514 harbors:
- a CDS encoding nucleotidyltransferase domain-containing protein: protein MSAPGSTPRRLRICIEEFDCSYRVILLGSVARRDYRVDSDIDVLVITELAEDTWKRAEIALRIRERLGFGDPLELHISDAEDLRRVVQEADRRLRGVLTNRLQRASRRPPTSQGAPEPVEGGRLFRRRRTETNGPPPAGLRRIARTP from the coding sequence TTGTCCGCGCCAGGTAGTACGCCAAGGAGATTAAGAATATGCATAGAGGAGTTTGACTGTAGCTACAGAGTTATTCTCTTAGGGTCGGTCGCCAGGAGGGACTACAGAGTCGACAGCGATATCGACGTGTTGGTGATAACCGAGCTCGCGGAGGATACGTGGAAGAGAGCCGAGATAGCCTTGAGGATACGGGAGAGGCTGGGCTTCGGAGACCCCTTGGAGCTCCACATTAGTGACGCCGAAGATCTTCGACGAGTGGTACAAGAAGCTGATAGACGCCTACGAGGAGTTCTGACGAACAGATTACAGCGCGCGTCGCGCCGGCCGCCGACCTCGCAGGGGGCTCCGGAACCCGTTGAGGGAGGGCGCCTCTTCCGGCGTCGCCGCACGGAGACTAACGGCCCTCCTCCCGCTGGCCTCCGCCGTATAGCTCGTACGCCCTGA
- a CDS encoding PaREP1 family protein yields MSLVISPPVAEVLRKAAGGRDVEEFLLKLLAERLDPPQRVEVYLKLHEKYLQEAEQLYAKGDLPQAGEKYWGAVTALLNAIAEKRGMPHYSHRDYAEIIEVLYAETKDRELLVGFSLGERLHANFYYNFMKRESFELHREAVLRLVERLRRFL; encoded by the coding sequence GTGTCGCTTGTGATTTCGCCGCCGGTGGCCGAGGTCTTGCGGAAGGCGGCGGGGGGCCGGGACGTGGAGGAGTTTCTGCTAAAGCTTCTAGCGGAGAGGCTGGACCCGCCTCAGCGGGTCGAGGTCTATCTCAAGCTACACGAGAAGTACCTACAAGAGGCGGAGCAGCTATACGCAAAGGGCGACCTTCCACAAGCCGGCGAGAAGTACTGGGGCGCCGTCACCGCCTTGCTAAACGCCATAGCAGAGAAGCGGGGAATGCCCCACTACAGCCATAGGGACTATGCGGAAATAATAGAGGTGCTTTACGCGGAAACTAAAGACAGAGAGCTGTTGGTGGGATTTAGCCTGGGCGAAAGGCTCCATGCGAATTTCTACTACAACTTTATGAAAAGGGAGAGTTTTGAACTCCATCGAGAGGCCGTGCTGAGGCTCGTGGAGAGGCTAAGACGGTTTCTGTAA
- the cmr6 gene encoding type III-B CRISPR module RAMP protein Cmr6: MGVDAEVETRLAIHTKSPYAHLVIGISWHPVINLPYIPATSLKGAARAYAEVNNFVPCGKAPEELFGKAGGAGLVELTDAYPVRCGDKLIELDIVNPHYRETERAIGETDASPTPLLFPAVARGVVFRFFIAPRAEADGKCLTDVLDVIRGALAEGIGAKTRLGYGVLKP, translated from the coding sequence GTGGGCGTAGACGCTGAGGTGGAGACGAGGCTTGCCATACACACCAAGAGCCCATACGCCCATCTCGTGATAGGCATCTCTTGGCACCCAGTCATCAACCTCCCCTACATCCCAGCCACCTCGCTGAAAGGCGCCGCCAGGGCGTATGCGGAGGTAAACAACTTCGTGCCGTGCGGCAAGGCGCCGGAGGAGCTCTTCGGTAAGGCGGGCGGGGCAGGCCTTGTCGAGCTCACAGACGCGTACCCGGTCAGGTGTGGGGACAAGCTCATCGAGCTCGACATAGTAAACCCCCACTACAGAGAGACCGAGAGGGCGATAGGGGAGACCGACGCCAGCCCAACCCCACTGCTCTTCCCCGCCGTTGCTAGGGGCGTCGTGTTCCGCTTCTTCATAGCGCCGAGGGCGGAGGCCGACGGAAAATGCCTAACCGACGTACTCGACGTAATCCGCGGCGCCCTTGCAGAAGGCATTGGCGCAAAGACCCGCCTCGGATACGGCGTGTTGAAGCCATAG
- a CDS encoding aldehyde ferredoxin oxidoreductase family protein — MAIKGVNGVVGFVNLSTGEVKKLQVPAEVYRYFLGGYGLGAWFVYRHMQRGADPLGPGNVLGIVSGLLNAAGIPMTGRSAAVGKSPQTGGWGDANAGGRFGPKLMEAGLDAIFVTGAAEKPVYILVENGNIYIENASDLWGKNTRETEDELRRRHKGSQAVVIGPAGERLQLIAAIINEYGRAYGRSGLGAVMGSKKLKAIVAVGDKKPEVYDRELVRQKVMEMAQMLKTTRAKAYEIWHKYGTISTLDSSVMSGDTPIKNWAGIGPRDYGEKNLEKFGTNTVIRDNVKPYACASCPVACGAWIRRATRYGVVEGHRLEYETASLFGPALLDADQDSVVYAGELCNLYGLDTISTASVVGFAFELYERGILTERDVSFPLRWGDPDAVVKLVELIGKAEGIGKVLGQGVKKAAEILGRGAEQYAMHVGGQELPAHHPQYLPGLAIAYTGDPTPARHTAGGVHWWGEGGKRLWAPFDLGQDLGASPKYEYGDKGRKAALITMAVQVENALGFCQFSSSVIYRTLPYADLIYAVTGMKYTPQELLKVGQRIQTLRQLFNVREGAKPREWRLPRRVLEPFPEGPLAGVRLTEDDVEMMRAQYWEALGWDPATGYPRRATVQELGLAEIAADVLDLLPP, encoded by the coding sequence ATGGCGATTAAAGGAGTCAACGGGGTTGTAGGTTTTGTAAATTTATCTACTGGCGAAGTGAAGAAGTTACAAGTCCCAGCCGAAGTCTACAGATACTTCCTCGGGGGCTACGGCCTCGGGGCCTGGTTCGTCTACCGGCACATGCAACGGGGAGCCGACCCCCTGGGCCCCGGCAATGTGCTTGGCATTGTCTCGGGGCTTCTAAACGCCGCGGGCATCCCCATGACTGGGAGGTCAGCGGCGGTGGGGAAGTCGCCCCAGACAGGGGGCTGGGGAGACGCCAACGCCGGGGGAAGGTTCGGGCCTAAGCTCATGGAGGCGGGGCTAGACGCCATATTCGTAACAGGGGCCGCCGAGAAGCCGGTGTACATCCTCGTAGAGAACGGCAACATATACATCGAAAACGCCTCCGACCTCTGGGGCAAGAACACGAGGGAGACGGAGGACGAGCTTAGACGTAGGCATAAGGGCTCCCAGGCTGTGGTGATAGGCCCTGCTGGGGAGAGGTTACAGCTGATAGCCGCAATAATTAACGAGTACGGGAGGGCCTACGGCCGCTCGGGCCTAGGCGCCGTCATGGGGAGCAAGAAGCTCAAGGCGATAGTGGCGGTGGGGGACAAGAAGCCAGAGGTGTACGACCGGGAGCTCGTGAGGCAGAAAGTGATGGAGATGGCCCAGATGCTCAAGACCACCAGGGCCAAGGCATATGAGATTTGGCACAAATACGGGACGATATCCACCCTGGACTCCAGCGTCATGTCCGGCGACACTCCCATAAAAAACTGGGCAGGCATAGGGCCAAGGGACTACGGCGAGAAGAACTTGGAGAAGTTCGGCACAAACACTGTGATAAGGGACAACGTCAAGCCCTACGCCTGCGCCAGCTGCCCAGTGGCCTGCGGCGCCTGGATAAGGCGGGCCACGAGGTACGGCGTGGTGGAGGGGCACAGGCTGGAGTACGAGACGGCCTCCCTCTTCGGCCCCGCGCTACTCGACGCAGACCAAGACTCGGTGGTGTACGCCGGGGAGCTGTGCAACCTCTACGGCCTAGACACAATATCGACAGCAAGCGTAGTGGGGTTCGCCTTTGAGCTCTACGAGAGGGGCATCCTCACGGAGAGGGACGTCAGCTTCCCCCTGAGGTGGGGCGACCCAGACGCCGTGGTCAAGCTGGTGGAGCTGATAGGGAAGGCCGAGGGCATCGGCAAAGTGCTCGGCCAAGGAGTCAAAAAAGCCGCGGAGATCTTGGGCAGAGGCGCGGAACAGTACGCCATGCATGTCGGGGGACAGGAGCTACCAGCCCACCACCCCCAGTACCTACCAGGCCTCGCCATCGCCTACACCGGCGACCCCACCCCGGCGAGGCACACCGCCGGCGGCGTCCACTGGTGGGGAGAGGGAGGCAAGAGGCTCTGGGCCCCCTTCGACCTGGGGCAAGACCTCGGCGCCTCGCCCAAGTACGAATACGGCGACAAGGGCCGCAAAGCCGCCCTCATCACAATGGCTGTCCAGGTGGAGAACGCCCTGGGCTTCTGCCAGTTCTCCTCCTCAGTGATATACCGCACCCTGCCCTACGCCGACCTAATATACGCCGTCACTGGGATGAAGTACACCCCCCAAGAGCTGTTAAAAGTCGGCCAGAGAATACAAACCCTAAGACAGCTATTCAACGTGAGAGAAGGCGCAAAACCACGCGAGTGGAGGCTCCCCAGGAGGGTACTGGAGCCCTTCCCAGAGGGCCCCCTCGCCGGGGTGAGGCTAACCGAGGACGACGTGGAGATGATGAGGGCGCAGTACTGGGAAGCCCTGGGCTGGGACCCCGCCACGGGCTACCCCAGAAGAGCCACAGTACAAGAGCTGGGACTAGCAGAAATCGCGGCAGACGTCCTGGACCTACTACCCCCCTAA
- a CDS encoding metallophosphoesterase family protein, translating to MKKLFSLSILLLVALLSAASIVDPRWGTPAYVTPGGAFNITLDAAVAIKSVALAAPGLEKPIELNYATSGNVITAKVPPGTPLGVYDLVINEGELYEPKAVWVGNVTGPLRIIQLTDIHVGVELDMASLYRLIHGALVASGGPYDVVFFTGDLADVGGQVWHYTLFTKYAATIPKPVFAIPGNHDHAGDDPLTNYQKFVGRPVWYRVIGPYLIIGLDSGFDGYLRDDQVKMYEEVLKRYPDKVKIVLIHHPPFYLQDSYVVETYRGPQDVDRLNKDPTGRRSYYIVYTSYLQNRPAFEKFLDLTIRYKVALVMAGHVHSGNSTIVINGTYFVTTRTLGGSIDTSHGFRTYVVYPDGRVEVDKELWTFKNFTVLTWGTKAAQIYAESSLLPPTITIDLPGEFAGLKVFNGTAELVKAERHPLGKYTRYTLKIAGKRLWLALGDYQPSPTVEVVRILPRSPTPGDVVTVTIRATDPNVGVPFITVNGQRILASYLEEQPVYIYKFKYTAPTTLQAAAPSGKPLSLQIGQPTTTTPPTPTPPPTTTTTPQTTTVTTTPSATPTATPTTQTATSPTATPSATAPPATTQPTPAPTAAATATPAPSYQPSAFPVEAVILLVIAVAGAAVIAVTARKKPTSEEAKTR from the coding sequence ATGAAAAAACTTTTTTCACTCTCCATCCTCCTACTTGTCGCTCTCCTCTCCGCCGCCTCAATCGTCGACCCGAGGTGGGGCACGCCGGCGTACGTCACGCCGGGAGGCGCCTTTAACATAACCCTTGATGCAGCCGTAGCAATTAAGAGCGTCGCCCTCGCCGCGCCGGGGCTGGAGAAGCCCATCGAGCTGAACTACGCTACAAGCGGCAACGTAATCACGGCGAAGGTGCCTCCCGGTACGCCGCTGGGGGTGTACGACTTGGTCATAAACGAGGGCGAGCTCTACGAGCCTAAGGCTGTGTGGGTTGGCAACGTCACGGGGCCGCTTAGGATAATCCAGCTCACCGACATACACGTGGGGGTTGAGCTGGACATGGCTTCTCTCTACCGCCTCATACACGGCGCGCTTGTAGCCAGCGGCGGGCCGTACGACGTGGTGTTCTTCACCGGAGACCTCGCAGACGTGGGGGGCCAGGTGTGGCACTACACGCTGTTCACTAAATACGCCGCTACTATACCAAAACCCGTCTTCGCAATACCGGGAAACCACGACCACGCCGGCGACGACCCCTTGACGAACTACCAGAAGTTCGTCGGGAGGCCCGTGTGGTACAGGGTGATAGGCCCATACCTAATAATAGGGCTCGACAGCGGCTTCGACGGCTACCTTAGAGACGACCAGGTTAAGATGTACGAGGAGGTGCTGAAGAGGTACCCCGACAAGGTTAAGATTGTCCTCATCCACCACCCGCCCTTCTACTTGCAAGACAGTTACGTCGTTGAGACGTACAGGGGGCCCCAAGACGTGGATCGGCTGAACAAGGACCCCACTGGGAGGAGGAGCTACTACATCGTATACACCAGCTACCTCCAGAACAGGCCCGCTTTCGAGAAGTTCCTTGACCTCACCATTAGGTACAAGGTGGCTCTGGTAATGGCCGGCCACGTCCACAGCGGCAACTCCACCATTGTGATAAACGGGACCTACTTCGTCACCACGAGGACGCTGGGCGGCTCCATTGACACCTCCCACGGCTTTAGGACATACGTGGTGTACCCAGACGGCCGCGTCGAGGTTGACAAGGAGTTGTGGACTTTCAAAAACTTCACAGTCCTGACCTGGGGCACTAAGGCGGCTCAGATATACGCCGAGAGCTCTCTACTGCCGCCGACTATCACCATCGACCTCCCGGGGGAGTTCGCCGGACTGAAGGTGTTCAACGGCACTGCCGAGCTGGTAAAGGCGGAGAGGCACCCCCTGGGCAAATACACCAGGTACACCCTGAAGATTGCCGGGAAGAGGCTGTGGCTCGCGTTGGGCGACTACCAGCCCTCCCCCACAGTGGAGGTGGTTAGGATACTCCCCAGGTCTCCCACTCCCGGCGACGTGGTCACAGTGACCATTAGGGCAACCGACCCCAACGTAGGCGTGCCCTTCATCACCGTAAACGGCCAGAGGATACTCGCGTCGTACCTAGAAGAGCAACCGGTCTACATCTACAAGTTTAAGTACACCGCCCCCACCACGTTGCAAGCAGCGGCGCCTAGTGGCAAGCCCCTAAGCCTCCAGATAGGCCAGCCCACAACTACCACGCCGCCCACACCAACCCCACCGCCTACAACCACCACAACACCCCAAACAACGACTGTGACGACGACGCCTTCAGCCACCCCGACTGCCACCCCCACCACGCAGACCGCCACATCCCCCACGGCGACGCCCAGCGCCACGGCACCCCCCGCGACTACTCAGCCAACTCCGGCGCCGACAGCTGCCGCTACCGCGACACCTGCGCCTTCCTACCAGCCCTCGGCCTTCCCAGTAGAGGCAGTTATTTTGTTGGTAATCGCCGTCGCCGGCGCCGCGGTTATCGCAGTGACAGCGAGGAAAAAGCCGACGTCTGAAGAGGCCAAGACTAGATAG
- a CDS encoding ABC transporter, translating to MRVPISTIILLAALVAAQQIYVNVLADLSHGEAEKGLDFWVNSTTNPLAISDFAKLYILLPPGAKPGPVVAKLNATKSAVLLTGDLSTVDLNQFKVIVLGQPTKPLSDAELAAVKKWLDGGGRVLWCAADSDYPAQGSEESQVACNDIAEYLGAHIRVDYVSVEDSQHNAGAGYRVVGVVDPPPQLSFLGFMAQRVLFHGPGAVAVVLPDGKWIPATSPEVQKYYNNVFVIVHTTPTGTIVESRTSADGKGRDGKAHTAGDKGVFALMALELLPSGSVLILSGETPYGGYEPMLAPVYYRVPLDGPRFFRNLMLWATGNYRELTTMIQQTQLLSQLQQGIEAVRGDVSALKGGVSAVQNDLASLKNSVSQLGNQISAVSQNVAPVKDQVAALNQKVDQLTQQLNAAMAEANNARTVAFVGTALALIFAIAAAFLAVRRK from the coding sequence ATGCGGGTCCCAATATCTACAATTATATTGTTGGCGGCTCTTGTAGCCGCCCAACAAATATATGTAAATGTCTTGGCAGACCTCTCCCACGGCGAGGCGGAGAAGGGCCTCGACTTCTGGGTTAACTCCACGACAAACCCCCTAGCGATATCGGACTTCGCTAAGCTGTACATCTTGTTGCCCCCCGGCGCCAAGCCGGGCCCAGTCGTCGCCAAACTAAACGCCACGAAGTCGGCAGTCCTCCTCACAGGCGACCTATCCACAGTAGACCTGAACCAGTTTAAGGTAATTGTGCTGGGCCAGCCGACGAAGCCTCTGTCAGACGCCGAGTTGGCTGCTGTTAAGAAGTGGCTCGACGGAGGCGGGAGGGTGCTGTGGTGCGCCGCCGACTCCGACTACCCGGCTCAAGGCTCCGAGGAGTCGCAAGTGGCGTGCAACGACATCGCCGAATACCTCGGCGCCCACATCCGCGTCGACTACGTGTCTGTAGAAGACTCCCAACACAACGCCGGGGCTGGCTACAGAGTTGTCGGCGTGGTCGACCCGCCGCCTCAGCTCTCCTTCCTCGGCTTCATGGCCCAGAGAGTGCTCTTCCATGGCCCAGGCGCTGTTGCTGTCGTCCTCCCTGACGGGAAGTGGATCCCCGCCACGAGCCCCGAGGTGCAGAAGTACTACAATAACGTATTCGTAATTGTACATACAACCCCCACCGGCACCATTGTGGAGAGCAGAACCTCAGCCGACGGAAAGGGGAGAGATGGAAAGGCCCACACGGCGGGAGACAAGGGCGTGTTTGCCCTTATGGCTCTTGAGCTCCTGCCCAGCGGTAGCGTCTTGATACTATCCGGTGAAACTCCATACGGTGGCTACGAGCCCATGCTGGCCCCTGTGTACTACAGAGTGCCCCTAGACGGGCCGAGGTTTTTCAGAAACTTGATGCTTTGGGCGACTGGGAACTACCGCGAGCTCACCACCATGATCCAGCAAACGCAACTCTTATCTCAGTTGCAACAGGGAATTGAAGCCGTTAGAGGCGACGTGTCTGCCCTAAAAGGCGGCGTCTCGGCCGTGCAGAACGACTTGGCTTCCCTCAAGAACTCGGTGTCCCAGCTGGGCAACCAGATCAGCGCTGTTTCTCAGAACGTCGCACCGGTAAAAGACCAGGTAGCCGCCCTCAACCAAAAGGTGGACCAGCTGACGCAACAGCTAAACGCCGCTATGGCCGAGGCCAACAACGCCAGGACGGTGGCCTTTGTCGGGACGGCGTTGGCCCTTATATTCGCCATAGCCGCCGCCTTCCTTGCTGTGAGGAGGAAATGA
- a CDS encoding ABC transporter substrate-binding protein, translating to MRTGLLVTLVAIVVVAILAVYLATQPPTQPQPTTSPTTTSTPPATTSPTSPPTSPTTFPPTPSPSTTQSPSPTSTSTPPPTQPAPTCDKLVVLTRHPTDILDATRDLFLKSDVAKKYGIKDVVFRPLAAAQWRPLIERGEADAAWGGGPTLFDSLYKDGLLLPLEGDEVKAAIAQIPKTVAGMPMMRVGPDGKVYWVAWAISSFGITINTKVLRTAGVPEPKTWTDLASLEYGKAILKGMPVTGLAQLTKSTSNTRIAEIILQAYGWDQGWVVITLTAANGKVYGGSEAVRDAVIAGEIGAGWTIDFYGYTAQLQNPDTKYVIPPDTSVNGDPIAVVKNTKCRAAAEAFVAWVITEGQVVVFDPKINRMPVNPNAFNTPQGKQRPDLKSVYDQLFQLKTIEFNDTLALAVENVVMYYFDAAITDNIDILQQTWLKLVKALNDGKIDRTKAEALAQRLGEPVTFVDPDTGQSVKLTMEYAMRINDRIGTDSTYRDKVYAAWRDAARKKYQEVASQIP from the coding sequence ATGCGAACAGGCTTGTTGGTTACACTAGTTGCAATTGTCGTCGTCGCGATTCTCGCCGTGTATCTCGCCACACAGCCGCCGACGCAGCCACAACCCACCACCTCCCCAACTACTACCTCTACTCCTCCCGCTACCACATCGCCGACGTCTCCGCCAACCTCTCCAACTACTTTTCCGCCTACTCCGTCGCCTTCCACCACTCAGTCACCGTCTCCGACGTCTACTTCGACGCCTCCGCCTACTCAGCCGGCGCCTACTTGCGATAAGTTGGTGGTTTTGACGAGGCACCCGACCGATATCTTGGACGCCACGCGCGACTTGTTCTTGAAGAGCGACGTGGCGAAGAAGTACGGCATTAAGGACGTGGTGTTTAGGCCTTTGGCCGCGGCGCAGTGGCGGCCGCTGATTGAGCGGGGCGAGGCTGATGCGGCGTGGGGCGGAGGGCCCACCCTCTTTGACTCCTTGTATAAAGACGGACTACTCCTGCCTCTTGAAGGAGATGAAGTAAAGGCCGCCATTGCCCAGATACCTAAAACCGTCGCGGGGATGCCTATGATGCGCGTGGGGCCGGACGGCAAAGTGTACTGGGTGGCTTGGGCAATTTCCAGCTTCGGCATTACGATCAACACTAAAGTGCTAAGGACAGCCGGCGTGCCTGAGCCCAAGACGTGGACAGACTTGGCGTCTCTAGAATACGGCAAAGCCATATTAAAAGGGATGCCAGTCACCGGCTTGGCGCAGTTGACAAAGTCGACGAGTAATACCAGGATTGCGGAGATTATTCTCCAGGCATATGGCTGGGACCAGGGCTGGGTGGTCATCACGCTGACGGCGGCCAACGGCAAGGTGTATGGCGGAAGTGAGGCTGTAAGGGACGCGGTCATTGCCGGGGAGATCGGGGCTGGGTGGACTATTGACTTCTACGGCTACACGGCGCAGTTGCAAAACCCCGACACGAAGTACGTAATTCCGCCGGATACGTCGGTTAATGGTGACCCCATTGCCGTGGTTAAGAACACCAAGTGCAGAGCTGCCGCTGAGGCCTTCGTGGCGTGGGTGATTACAGAGGGCCAGGTGGTGGTGTTCGACCCCAAGATTAACAGAATGCCCGTCAACCCCAACGCCTTCAACACGCCTCAGGGGAAGCAGAGGCCCGACCTAAAGAGCGTATATGACCAGCTCTTCCAGCTTAAGACCATCGAGTTCAACGACACCCTAGCGCTTGCCGTGGAGAACGTTGTTATGTACTACTTTGACGCGGCGATCACCGACAACATAGACATCTTGCAACAGACGTGGCTTAAGCTGGTAAAGGCTCTAAACGACGGGAAGATTGACAGAACGAAGGCGGAGGCCTTGGCGCAGAGACTCGGCGAGCCGGTGACCTTTGTAGACCCAGACACGGGGCAGTCTGTCAAGCTGACGATGGAATACGCCATGAGGATAAACGACAGGATTGGAACAGACTCGACGTATAGAGATAAGGTCTATGCCGCATGGAGAGACGCCGCGAGGAAGAAGTACCAGGAGGTAGCCTCCCAAATCCCCTAG
- a CDS encoding ABC transporter permease translates to MRFLAFSTGVGYAFLGLFLVLPLVFIFWQVLAGIGEVYTSITDPFYINLSPDAFRNAFFVRPTDPPTVVIRGPDLGVVLNSLWVAALVAAADVALGFVLAYVLAKYVFRGRTFLGLLATVPLIVMPFATAYVVRKFLDPRWGTLNWILHDVLGLPFRLEISGLAAVALVQAIMYLPIAYLNIYAALTRVDPTLEEVANNLGAGEGRAVRDVVFPLSLPGLAAAFVLVFIFAIDDVAAPIIFQDDPMARKLLSYQVYSKFLDQLRGQISPTAAFLALILLAISVTSFLAVRKYVGLRQYAMLIRQLRPRIYTPGPLGKVLIYLVAFPLVALASAPLMGAITIVFADRWTTSPLPEGLTLQNAAARLEQVFTNPLFVRGIYNTIYYGVAATMIMVAVGLLVALAASRSRGPLANALDAIATMPIAIPGLVVAYAYFLTSLEFTTVLKSFYPDAALLLDPIQHPEIYLILGYSVRKLPFVVRSIYAGLQQIHPSMEEVALNLGDGYPGVVRKILLPLLKNNILSGALIGFVYVTSEVSLSITLGVLKGVGQDTAMPITAFMRERYESGLYGVQEAATLGLILVLIQVAAITLTTRVLRTRYGFVL, encoded by the coding sequence TTATATAAACCTCTCGCCAGATGCTTTTAGAAACGCCTTTTTTGTAAGGCCCACGGATCCGCCCACCGTGGTGATAAGGGGGCCTGATCTCGGCGTTGTGTTGAACAGCCTATGGGTGGCGGCCCTGGTGGCGGCGGCTGACGTCGCCCTGGGCTTCGTCTTGGCGTACGTCCTCGCGAAGTACGTCTTCCGGGGGAGGACGTTCCTAGGGCTTTTAGCCACCGTGCCTCTTATCGTTATGCCCTTCGCCACTGCATATGTGGTGAGGAAGTTCCTGGACCCGAGATGGGGGACGTTGAATTGGATCCTCCACGACGTGTTGGGTCTGCCTTTTAGGCTTGAGATCTCCGGCTTGGCCGCGGTGGCGCTTGTCCAAGCCATCATGTACCTCCCCATCGCCTACCTCAACATCTACGCCGCCCTAACCCGCGTGGATCCGACCCTTGAGGAGGTGGCCAACAACCTTGGGGCCGGTGAGGGGAGGGCTGTGAGGGACGTAGTATTCCCCTTGTCGCTCCCCGGCCTGGCGGCGGCCTTCGTGTTGGTGTTCATATTCGCCATAGACGACGTGGCGGCGCCGATAATATTCCAAGACGACCCCATGGCCCGGAAGCTCCTCTCGTACCAGGTTTATTCTAAGTTCCTCGACCAACTAAGGGGGCAGATTAGCCCCACAGCCGCCTTTCTGGCCCTCATCCTCTTGGCGATCTCCGTGACGTCTTTCCTCGCTGTGAGGAAGTACGTGGGGCTCCGGCAGTACGCGATGTTGATAAGGCAGCTGAGACCGCGGATATACACCCCGGGCCCCCTGGGCAAAGTGTTGATATACCTCGTGGCGTTTCCCCTGGTGGCGCTGGCCTCGGCCCCGTTGATGGGGGCAATAACAATTGTTTTTGCAGATAGGTGGACCACGTCGCCTCTGCCTGAGGGGCTGACGCTGCAGAACGCCGCGGCAAGGCTGGAACAGGTTTTCACTAACCCGCTCTTCGTTAGAGGTATATATAATACTATATACTACGGAGTTGCCGCAACGATGATAATGGTGGCCGTGGGGCTCCTCGTCGCCCTAGCCGCCTCGCGTTCGCGAGGTCCCTTGGCCAACGCCTTGGACGCCATAGCCACAATGCCCATAGCCATACCAGGCCTTGTGGTGGCCTACGCCTACTTCCTAACGTCGCTGGAGTTCACCACAGTCCTAAAGTCGTTCTACCCCGACGCCGCATTGCTTCTAGACCCTATACAACACCCAGAGATCTACCTAATATTGGGATACTCGGTGAGGAAGCTTCCCTTCGTGGTGAGGAGCATATACGCGGGGCTCCAGCAGATACATCCATCTATGGAGGAGGTTGCCCTCAACCTCGGCGACGGGTACCCCGGCGTGGTGCGCAAAATCCTACTCCCCCTTCTCAAAAACAACATCCTCAGCGGCGCATTGATAGGCTTCGTCTACGTAACCAGCGAGGTGTCCCTAAGCATTACACTTGGCGTGTTGAAGGGCGTGGGCCAAGACACGGCCATGCCCATAACCGCCTTCATGAGGGAGAGATACGAAAGCGGCTTATACGGCGTCCAAGAAGCCGCAACCCTAGGCTTAATACTAGTGCTGATACAAGTAGCGGCCATAACCCTCACTACCAGAGTGCTAAGGACTAGATACGGGTTCGTTCTTTGA